A stretch of Crossiella cryophila DNA encodes these proteins:
- a CDS encoding SRPBCC family protein, which produces MDRIERQIQIAAPVERVWAVLTEPAHLAQWLGQTAEVDLRPGGSATFGWTEYGTTRAVLERVEPPRFFSYRWNMVDEGPVEAGKTTLVEFTLAEDGGGTSLTVVETGFASLAVSEERQVKQHQDNTGGWKAELDELIEYVQRAA; this is translated from the coding sequence ATGGACCGCATCGAACGTCAGATCCAGATCGCCGCGCCGGTGGAACGGGTGTGGGCGGTGCTCACCGAGCCCGCGCACCTGGCCCAGTGGCTGGGCCAGACCGCCGAGGTCGACCTGCGACCCGGTGGTTCGGCCACCTTCGGCTGGACCGAGTACGGCACCACCAGGGCCGTGCTGGAACGGGTGGAGCCGCCGCGCTTCTTCTCCTACCGGTGGAACATGGTCGACGAAGGCCCGGTCGAGGCCGGCAAGACCACGCTGGTCGAGTTCACCCTCGCCGAGGATGGGGGCGGGACCAGCCTCACCGTGGTGGAAACCGGTTTCGCCTCCCTGGCGGTGTCCGAGGAGCGGCAGGTCAAGCAACACCAGGACAACACCGGTGGCTGGAAGGCCGAGCTGGACGAGCTGATCGAGTACGTCCAGCGCGCGGCATGA
- a CDS encoding ArsR/SmtB family transcription factor, which yields MTDQVDEVIVALADPLRRQLLERLSRLGSASATTLAEHLPVTRQAVVKHLVVLDRAGLVSGGRQGREVRYAVRPEALLATAEWMRRVAADWDSRLSAIKRLAEGG from the coding sequence ATGACCGACCAGGTCGACGAGGTCATCGTCGCGCTGGCCGACCCGTTGCGCAGACAGTTGCTGGAGAGGCTGTCCCGCCTGGGCTCGGCGAGCGCGACGACCCTGGCCGAGCACCTGCCGGTGACCAGGCAGGCGGTGGTGAAACACCTGGTGGTCCTGGACCGCGCCGGACTGGTGTCCGGGGGACGGCAGGGCCGCGAGGTGCGCTACGCGGTGCGCCCGGAGGCGTTGCTGGCCACCGCGGAGTGGATGCGCCGGGTGGCCGCGGACTGGGACAGCCGGTTGTCCGCGATCAAACGCCTGGCCGAAGGCGGCTAG